The Chelonia mydas isolate rCheMyd1 chromosome 3, rCheMyd1.pri.v2, whole genome shotgun sequence genome includes a region encoding these proteins:
- the LOC102934598 gene encoding LOW QUALITY PROTEIN: 39S ribosomal protein L21, mitochondrial-like (The sequence of the model RefSeq protein was modified relative to this genomic sequence to represent the inferred CDS: inserted 1 base in 1 codon), whose protein sequence is MDINCPSTVRSERTQSTSLQQGIIAKTSLSSPPWPEVKLPDPIEEAKYHAEVMQKVNEMIASGQYGKFFAVVHYASKQWKGTSEDLILMENVLPGECGDRIQLEKALLVGADDFTLIGKPFLGKDLVHVEATVIEKTESWPRINMRFWKRXHYQRKKIIMQPQTVLWINTIEIAPCLS, encoded by the exons atggatataaactgtccatcaacaGTTCGAAGCGAGagaactcaaagcacttcactACAGCAAGGAATTATTGCCAAAACATCATTGTCCTCACCTCCGTGGCCTGAAGTCAAACTGCCAGATCCAATAGAAGAGGCAAAGTACCATGCAGAGGTCATGCAAAAGGTGAATGAGATGATTGCCAGTGGGCAGTATGGAAAGTTCTTTGCTGTGGTTCACTATGCCAGTAAGCAGTGGAAGGGAACCAGCGAAgatttgattttaatggaaaacGTGCTGCCAGGTGAATGTGGAGACCGAATCCAACTGGAGAAGGCTTTGCTGGTTGGCGCCGATGACTTCACGCTAATTGGAAAGCCATTTCTGGGGAAAGATCTTGTCCATGTGGAAGCCACAGTTATCGAAAAAACAGAATCTTGGCCAAGAATTAACATGAGATTTTGGAAAA CACATTATCAAAGGAAGAAAATTATCATGCAGCCACAAACGGTTCTCTGGATAAACACCATAGAAATTGCTCCCTGCTTGTCATGA